A segment of the Agarivorans albus genome:
CGCTAAGACCAGTGAACTCGCCGACTCTTGAAATGACGATGTCATAATGACTCGTGGATATTCCTTGTCATTTTGACTACTATGGGTATAAATGAGGAGTTGTAATGTCAGATATATCTTCAAAAGCCTTAATCGAGTTAGCTTTAGACTTAGCGCAAAATCTTAGTAGTAAAGATCGATTCGACCGGTTACTGGATACCGTGCGAAAAACCATTGCTTGTGATGCAGTGGCTCTGCTTGCAGTAAGAGGTGAGCAACTCACTCCTCTTACGCTGCAAGGGCTTAGCCGAGATACTCTAGGTAGGCGCTTTTACCTGTCGGAACATCCGCGCTTTCAACAAATTTGTGCCTCCAGCATGCCGGTGCGTTTTCCGGCTAACTGTGAGTTACCCGATCCCTATGATGGCTTGTTGATTGACCGAGAAGGTGATTTGCCTGTTCATGCCTGTATGGGTTTACCCTTGTATTTTGATCAAAGCTTAATTGGCGTACTTACCTTAGATAGCTTTACTCCGGAAGTGTTTGATGACATTCCCAATAGAACACTTGAAGTAATCTCCGCTATGGCGGCAGCTAGCCTTAATACAGGCTTAACCTTAGACCTACTGGAACAGCAGGCTCATCATTCGCAACAAGTATTGGAAGAACTAAATCAAGCTGCATGGCATCACAACAGTGATGAAATTGTCGGTGAAAGCCCGGTGATGAAGCGCCTTAAACAGGAAATTGCCTTGGTGGCACCATCTGATTTTACTATCTTGATCCAAGGGGAAACCGGTGTAGGTAAGGAGCTAGTTGCCCGCTCTTTGCACCTTCAATCGTCTCGTTACAAAGCGCCAATAGTGCATGTGAACTGTGCAGCCTTACCTGACAATTTGATTGAAAGTGAGCTATTTGGTCATGTTAAAGGCGCCTTTACCGGCGCTGATAAAAACCGCGCAGGTAAATTTAGCATTGCTGATGGCGGCACTATTTTTCTCGATGAAATAGGTGAGTTGCCTTTGGCTGCCCAAAGTAAGCTATTGCGAGTATTGCAAAACCAAGAGGTGCAGGCGCTTGGGCAAGACAAAATTCAAAAAGTAGATGTCCGGGTGATTGCCGCCACGAACCGGGATTTAGCAAAGGAAGTTGAGCAAGGCCGGTTTCGCGCCGATTTGTATCATCGCTTATCGGTCTACCCTGTGTTGGTTCCACCTTTAAGAGAGAGAGTGGGGGATGTTCAATTATTAGCGGGCTTTTTTGTGGAGCTGGTTAAACGCAAATTGGGGATTCCACAAATAAAACTTCAAAGTGATTTGGTGGCTTATCTAAATGCCTACGATTGGCCTGGCAATGTTCGGGAATTAGAGCATCTAATTAGCCGTGCAGCGCTAAAAGCGCGAGCTCACCAAAGT
Coding sequences within it:
- the norR gene encoding nitric oxide reductase transcriptional regulator NorR, with translation MSDISSKALIELALDLAQNLSSKDRFDRLLDTVRKTIACDAVALLAVRGEQLTPLTLQGLSRDTLGRRFYLSEHPRFQQICASSMPVRFPANCELPDPYDGLLIDREGDLPVHACMGLPLYFDQSLIGVLTLDSFTPEVFDDIPNRTLEVISAMAAASLNTGLTLDLLEQQAHHSQQVLEELNQAAWHHNSDEIVGESPVMKRLKQEIALVAPSDFTILIQGETGVGKELVARSLHLQSSRYKAPIVHVNCAALPDNLIESELFGHVKGAFTGADKNRAGKFSIADGGTIFLDEIGELPLAAQSKLLRVLQNQEVQALGQDKIQKVDVRVIAATNRDLAKEVEQGRFRADLYHRLSVYPVLVPPLRERVGDVQLLAGFFVELVKRKLGIPQIKLQSDLVAYLNAYDWPGNVRELEHLISRAALKARAHQSGKVIVRISVADCGELKSADIVESSSYQSTAPTSIAAGFNLRQATDAFQKSLVAASLEKHQGSWSAAAKELGVDRANLSRLAKRLGLSVDKVVKR